TTTGCGCGGATGGGAGCAGGGGAGAAGGACGCCGGAAGGCCCGGCAATGGCGCTTCTGCGCGTGGCCTCCGTCGCTCCAGAGACGGTTGCCAACGCTCTTTTGTTCAAGGGGGCGGCGTAGAACCCATCGCCCCCGACGAGCTCCGCTCGTCATGCGCGAAAGCCCACGCGAAAGCCCCCTTCCCGGGGGCTTTCGAGCTTACGGGGCCCGGTGGCACGGTCCCGCCCTTCAAATATACTAACGCAATAAACATATCTTGACATTAAGCGTTAGAATATATATCCTCGGATTGGAGATGGAAGTGCACGGAGGTGTCCGATGCCGGTGAACCGGGAAGAATTGGGACGTCGCCTGAATGAAGCCCGGGAGGCGTGCGGGCTCACTCAGGAAAACGTTGGGCGGCAGTTCAACCTCTCGCGGTCGACCATCGCCCAGATGGAGCTGGGAAATCGAGCGGTCACAAGTCTGGAATTGGACCGGCTGGCATTCCTCTACGGGAAGGACATTCGGCACTTCCTTTCCGAAGAAGTCGTCGAAGGGGACGTCATGACCGTACTGTTCCGGGCTCATCCCGAATTGCGGAGTGACGAACCCATGATGGACGCGCTTCGGCTGACCTTGGCCATTGGCCGGGAGCTTTCCGGCCTCGAAGAACTCCTTGAAGTGGAGCGGGATGTCCTGGTTCCAGCGGTCTACCCGATGAAAGCGCCGAAGACCAGGTGGGAAGCGATTCAGCAGGGAACCGGCGTGGCTTCGGAGGAACGCCGTCGGCTGGATCTTGGCGACGATCCGATTCAGGACATTGCCGAGGTGATGGAGAGCGGGGGGGTGCGAACCGGCGAGGTTCCCCTTTCGGACGATATCTCGGGATTGACCGTAGACGGTCCGGATGTCGGAATCCTCGTGGTCGTCAACAAAGAGCATCCGCGGATCCGCCAACGGTTTTCCTTCGCCCACGAATATGCCCACGTCCTTCTCGACCGCGATCGCCCGACCGTGAGTCGAACTTCGGAACGGGAGGATCTTCGTGAGGTTCGCGCGAATGCATTCGCCGCCGCCTTCCTGATGCCCGAGGAAGGTGTTCGCCGATATGTGGGCGGATTCGGAAAGGGCCGGCAGAGCCGGGTGACTGCCGACGTGTACGACGGGGAAAGTGTCCTCCGGGTACAGCACCGCACAATGCCGGGAACCCAGGACCTTCAGATCTACGACCTTGTTCAGCTTGCGCACCATTTTGGAGTGAGCGAGATCGCAACCCTCTATCGGGTGCGGAACATGAAACCCCCATTGGTGACCGAGGCCGAATTCGAACGGCTCAAGTTGATCGTGGAGTCGGGGCGGCCCAGGGAGATCCGTTCCGGGCTGGGTCTTCCGGAGCCCGAGGAATATTGGCGTCGCAGGGAATTCCGGCACCGCTTTCTGGCACTTGGGCTGGAAGCGTACCGTCGGGATCGGATCAGCCGCTCCAAGCTCCTTGAAATAGCCCGCTTGGTGGATCTGCCGACGGATGCGATAAAGCGACTGATCGACGATTCCGGGGTCGAGTCGAGCCGGGACCGTGATGCTTCGGTTTCCGGGGGCTGATGGGACGTTCGTGGAAACCACAGAACTCCCGGACAGGGTCAGATCAGCGTCTCAAGCCCCTTGCGGTCGAGCAGGTCGAGCAACTTGAGTGACGGGCCGCTGGGATGTTTTTCTCCGATCTCCCACTGACGGATCGTCGACAAGCTTGTGTTCAGCACCGATGCCAGCACGGCTTGGCTCAATTTGTAGCGCTCCCGCAAGGCGCGAATTTTCTTGCTCGAATAGTCGGGCACCGGGGCAAGGCACAGGGCGTCGTACTCGCGCATCCGGCGCTTGTCGATGAACCCTGCCTGGTGGAGCCCGCCGGCGGTTTCGTGAACCGCTTCCAGAATCCGGCTTGCCGCTTTACGTTTGGTCATCATAGCAAATCTCCTGTAACTCCCCTTGCGCCACGAGAGCGTCAAGGTCCTTCGGTGTCAATTTCAGGAGGTCGGAGGCGATCTTTTGCAATGCCTCCAATTCCTTGGTTGTCACATTGGCCCGGTCGTTTTTCTCGAAACCGAAGAGGAAGATCCAACGGTTTCCTCTGTTTGTGGCCACCAGAGTCCGCGCCCCGCCGCTTTTGCCTCGTCCGGGCAACGCCAGCCGTTTCTTGACGATCCCGCCCCCAAGATCCGCATCGATAAGCCCCTGTTTCATTTCGACGACGGCTTGGCAGAGCGCCGGATCGGACAGCTCTGTCTTGCGCATCCAGCGCAAGAAATGGCGCGTTTTGAATACTCTTCCCATTGGCGAGAGTATATCACTTAGTGTTACTTTCGTCTACCACCCGGAAGCATCGCGCACGGCGGGACCCGGTGGCGATGGACGCCGACCCGCTCGAGCGGCATATCACGGGGCGCACGGTGATGGTGACCGGGGTGCCGCGGCTTCGATGGGGTTCGTGTTGCCGTTCGCCAATTTCATCCTGGACACGACGTTCACGCTCTTCCGGCGGCTGATTCGGCGGGTCACTTCCATCGAACTGCTCGCGGTGGTCGCTTCCTGTGCCGCCGCCGCGGCCTGCATCCCGGCCGGTCCTGCGGTGCGGATCGCATTGGTGGTTTCCGTGGCCGCGGGGATCGCCTGCGGAGGTCTTTGGGTATGGGGCAAGGAACCCCAGAACCGAACCCCAGAACCGGGACGTCCCGGTTCTGGGGTTCCCATCGCCCCCGACGAACTCCGCTCGTCATGCGCGAAAGCCCCCTCCCGGGGGCT
This DNA window, taken from Deltaproteobacteria bacterium, encodes the following:
- a CDS encoding XRE family transcriptional regulator, giving the protein MPVNREELGRRLNEAREACGLTQENVGRQFNLSRSTIAQMELGNRAVTSLELDRLAFLYGKDIRHFLSEEVVEGDVMTVLFRAHPELRSDEPMMDALRLTLAIGRELSGLEELLEVERDVLVPAVYPMKAPKTRWEAIQQGTGVASEERRRLDLGDDPIQDIAEVMESGGVRTGEVPLSDDISGLTVDGPDVGILVVVNKEHPRIRQRFSFAHEYAHVLLDRDRPTVSRTSEREDLREVRANAFAAAFLMPEEGVRRYVGGFGKGRQSRVTADVYDGESVLRVQHRTMPGTQDLQIYDLVQLAHHFGVSEIATLYRVRNMKPPLVTEAEFERLKLIVESGRPREIRSGLGLPEPEEYWRRREFRHRFLALGLEAYRRDRISRSKLLEIARLVDLPTDAIKRLIDDSGVESSRDRDASVSGG
- a CDS encoding helix-turn-helix domain-containing protein, whose amino-acid sequence is MTKRKAASRILEAVHETAGGLHQAGFIDKRRMREYDALCLAPVPDYSSKKIRALRERYKLSQAVLASVLNTSLSTIRQWEIGEKHPSGPSLKLLDLLDRKGLETLI
- a CDS encoding type II toxin-antitoxin system RelE/ParE family toxin; its protein translation is MGRVFKTRHFLRWMRKTELSDPALCQAVVEMKQGLIDADLGGGIVKKRLALPGRGKSGGARTLVATNRGNRWIFLFGFEKNDRANVTTKELEALQKIASDLLKLTPKDLDALVAQGELQEICYDDQT